In Euphorbia lathyris chromosome 9, ddEupLath1.1, whole genome shotgun sequence, the following are encoded in one genomic region:
- the LOC136205357 gene encoding scarecrow-like protein 13 encodes MQTSRKFKSSAGIHGFYNQAQHIDPYGLSHIQILDNNVYSDVGSQGTSASFQTVKEEYFTLDSSTATGSFMVYDSPAASVSSNRSPLSPQGSHSCLSDPHHSPDIYESPLSGSSFADDDNVLMRQKLRELEFTLLGPESDFTNNSDFCLHQADQLARWDWSQMGDMIPRLDIKQMLFACAEAISDEDIPRAAGLMHVLEQMVSVSGEPIQRLGAYMLEGLRARVELSGSKIYRALKCDVPVSSDLMTYMSVLFNICPYWKFAYVSANAVIQEAVEFEPRIHIIDFQIAQGTQWMYLMKALANRPGGPPSIRITGVDDSQSAHARGGGLHIVRQKLLSFAQSNNVPFQFHDVAMSGCEVQLEHLALQPGEAVVVNFPYVLHHMPDESVDTWNHRDRLLRLVKSLSPKVVTLVEQESNTNTKPFLPRFQETLEYYKAMFESIDAGSTRDDKQRINAEQHCVARDIVNMIACEGPDRVERHEVFGKWRLRFTMAGFNQYPLSCSVTTAVKNLLKEYDRNYGLQEKDGAVYLWWMNTVMSTSSAWR; translated from the coding sequence ATGCAAACTTCTCGGAAATTCAAAAGTTCAGCTGGTATTCATGGGTTCTACAACCAAGCACAACATATTGATCCCTATGGTTTGTCTCACATACAGATTTTAGACAACAATGTATACTCAGATGTTGGCAGTCAAGGGACAAGTGCTTCCTTTCAGACGGTCAAGGAAGAATACTTCACCTTGGACTCATCTACAGCAACGGGAAGTTTTATGGTCTATGATTCACCAGCTGCTAGCGTCTCATCTAACAGAAGCCCCTTATCACCCCAAGGTTCGCACTCATGCCTGTCAGATCCTCATCATTCCCCTGACATCTATGAATCTCCGCTGAGTGGATCATCATTTGCCGATGATGACAATGTATTAATGAGGCAGAAACTGCGGGAACTAGAATTTACGTTATTGGGGCCTGAATCCGACTTCACGAACAACAGTGATTTTTGCCTCCACCAAGCTGATCAATTAGCCAGGTGGGACTGGAGCCAAATGGGTGATATGATTCCTAGGTTAGATATAAAACAGATGCTCTTTGCCTGTGCTGAAGCAATATCTGATGAAGATATACCGAGAGCAGCAGGTTTAATGCATGTGTTGGAGCAAATGGTGTCGGTTTCTGGAGAGCCCATACAGCGTTTAGGAGCTTACATGTTGGAAGGGCTTAGGGCACGGGTAGAACTGTCGGGAAGTAAAATCTACCGAGCTTTAAAGTGTGATGTACCAGTAAGCTCAGATCTCATGACTTACATGAGTGTTCTCTTTAATATCTGCCCGTACTGGAAGTTCGCTTACGTTTCTGCGAATGCTGTCATCCAGGAAGCTGTGGAATTTGAACCTAGAATTCACATCATAGATTTTCAGATTGCTCAGGGCACCCAGTGGATGTATTTGATGAAGGCACTTGCAAATCGGCCAGGTGGCCCCCCTTCAATTCGCATAACTGGTGTTGATGATTCGCAATCAGCTCATGCTCGTGGCGGAGGACTTCATATTGTTAGGCAAAAGTTGTTAAGTTTTGCTCAGTCAAACAATGTGCCATTTCAATTCCATGATGTAGCCATGTCCGGCTGTGAGGTTCAGCTAGAACATCTTGCACTTCAACCAGGCGAAGCTGTGGTTGTGAATTTTCCTTACGTATTGCACCACATGCCAGATGAGAGCGTGGACACATGGAATCACAGAGATCGACTCTTGAGGCTGGTGAAGAGTTTGTCACCGAAAGTGGTGACTCTCGTCGAGCAAGAATCCAACACAAATACTAAGCCTTTCCTTCCACGGTTCCAGGAAACACTAGAATATTATAAAGCAATGTTTGAATCAATCGATGCCGGATCAACTAGGGATGACAAGCAGAGAATAAACGCGGAGCAGCACTGTGTAGCTAGGGACATAGTGAATATGATTGCTTGTGAGGGTCCAGACAGGGTCGAACGACATGAAGTATTTGGGAAGTGGAGATTAAGATTCACAATGGCTGGATTTAATCAGTACCCATTGAGTTGTTCGGTGACTACTGCTGTGAAAAATCTATTgaaggaatatgatagaaactatGGACTTCAAGAGAAGGATGGGGCTGTTTATCTGTGGTGGATGAACACAGTGATGTCAACATCTTCTGCTTGGAGGTGA